Proteins encoded in a region of the Elaeis guineensis isolate ETL-2024a chromosome 7, EG11, whole genome shotgun sequence genome:
- the LOC105047870 gene encoding gibberellin 3-beta-dioxygenase 1, producing the protein MPPLSDEPHPHHTLRLHHPRHFQFESIRKVPDSHAWPDLHDHPSVEPSGPDSVPVVDLASPDALLLVGRACQDFGVFQITSHGIPTDLLDRLESQIRRLFSLPTHQKLKAARSPGSISGYGLVPISSFFPKLMWSEGFTIAGSPLEHARKLWPNESYAEFCNVIEEYSKVMKKLAGRLMHLMLLSLGLTEEDISWAGPTKDSGDLSTVMQLNSYPACPEPDRAVGLAAHTDSSLLTVLYQSRTSGLQVLRPDPPRWVTVPPLPGVLIVHVGDLSHILSNGRFRSVLHRAVVNRTHHRLSAAYICGPPAHVKVSPVKKLLGPSQGPAYRAVTWPEYLALKGKLFNEALASIKLCEEQWEDRSN; encoded by the exons ATGCCTCCCCTCTCCGATGAGCCCCACCCTCACCACACCCTCCGCCTCCACCACCCTCGCCACTTCCAGTTCGAGTCCATCCGTAAGGTCCCAGACTCCCACGCATGGCCCGACCTCCATGACCACCCGTCCGTCGAGCCGTCCGGGCCAGACTCCGTGCCCGTGGTCGACCTTGCCAGCCCCGACGCCCTTCTGCTCGTGGGCAGGGCCTGCCAGGATTTTGGCGTGTTCCAGATCACTAGCCATGGCATCCCCACGGACCTCCTTGACCGCCTCGAGTCCCAAATCCGGCGACTCTTCTCCCTTCCCACCCACCAGAAGCTCAAGGCCGCTCGTTCTCCCGGTAGCATCTCAGGCTACGGCCTCGtccccatctcttctttcttccccAAACTCATGTGGTCCGAGGGCTTCACCATCGCCGGCTCCCCTCTCGAGCATGCTCGCAAGCTGTGGCCCAACGAATCCTACGCTGAATTCTG TAATGTAATAGAAGAATACAGCAAGGTGATGAAGAAGCTGGCCGGAAGGTTGATGCACTTGATGCTTCTTTCCCTGGGCCTCACGGAGGAGGATATCAGTTGGGCCGGCCCCACAAAAGACTCGGGAGACTTATCCACCGTGATGCAGCTCAACTCCTATCCGGCCTGCCCCGAGCCAGACCGTGCCGTGGGCCTCGCCGCCCACACCGACTCGAGTCTCCTCACCGTGCTCTACCAGAGCAGAACGAGCGGTCTCCAAGTTCTCCGGCCCGACCCACCCAGGTGGGTGACCGTGCCTCCCCTTCCCGGCGTCCTCATCGTCCACGTCGGCGACCTCTCTCACATCCTCTCCAATGGCCGGTTTCGAAGCGTCCTACACCGGGCCGTCGTCAACCGGACGCACCACCGTCTCTCCGCGGCGTATATATGCGGGCCGCCGGCCCATGTCAAAGTGTCACCGGTCAAAAAGCTCCTTGGCCCGAGCCAGGGCCCGGCCTACCGGGCAGTGACATGGCCCGAGTACCTCGCCCTCAAAGGGAAGCTCTTCAACGAGGCTCTTGCTTCGATAAAACTTTGCGAAGAGCAATGGGAGGATCGCAGCAACTAA
- the LOC105047869 gene encoding transcriptional corepressor LEUNIG isoform X1: MSQNNWEVHKIDRLDVYIDDYFMKRTLHASANAFQAEAKVSSDPVAIDASGGFLFEWCLVFWDILIARSQERMKSTQMLLHHTYSQAAFFVSFMTSLPTTLYLFHTQLIKVQEHQQQKQQQ, from the exons ATGTCGCAGAACAACTGGGAAGTTCATAAGAT TGACAGGCTGGATGTGTATATTGATGATTATTTCATGAAGAGGACTTTGCATGCATCTGCAAACGCATTTCAAGCGGAGGCAAAGGTATCGTCAGATCCTGTTG CAATTGATGCTTCAGGTGGGTTTCTCTTTGAATGGTGTTtggttttttgggatattttgatTGCAAGAAGCCAAGAACGAATGAAAAGCACTCAGATGTTGCTGCATCATACATACAGTCAAGCAGCTTTCTTTGTTTCATTTATGACCAGCCTTCCAACTACTCTTTATCTTTTCCAT ACTCAACTAATTAAAGTTCAAGAACATCAGCAACAGAAACAGCAGCAGTAG
- the LOC105047869 gene encoding transcriptional corepressor LEUNIG isoform X2: MSQNNWEVHKMLDVYIDDYFMKRTLHASANAFQAEAKVSSDPVAIDASGGFLFEWCLVFWDILIARSQERMKSTQMLLHHTYSQAAFFVSFMTSLPTTLYLFHTQLIKVQEHQQQKQQQ; encoded by the exons ATGTCGCAGAACAACTGGGAAGTTCATAAGAT GCTGGATGTGTATATTGATGATTATTTCATGAAGAGGACTTTGCATGCATCTGCAAACGCATTTCAAGCGGAGGCAAAGGTATCGTCAGATCCTGTTG CAATTGATGCTTCAGGTGGGTTTCTCTTTGAATGGTGTTtggttttttgggatattttgatTGCAAGAAGCCAAGAACGAATGAAAAGCACTCAGATGTTGCTGCATCATACATACAGTCAAGCAGCTTTCTTTGTTTCATTTATGACCAGCCTTCCAACTACTCTTTATCTTTTCCAT ACTCAACTAATTAAAGTTCAAGAACATCAGCAACAGAAACAGCAGCAGTAG